From the genome of Lentilactobacillus buchneri, one region includes:
- a CDS encoding MFS transporter — protein MAKKDEEKDAVKTTVGVVTNAKIKDEQQPKLPWMISSAMFLAPLCWYGPIGSTRSVLIPQLFAQLDPAHKVWAVGILATIASITGAVTNLLFGALSDVTRTRFGKRKPYIVLGTIAIAISLVLIANMKSIVAIIAIWIVAAAAENAIAAAIYPQISDRVAPKWRGTVSTFYGVGFTIAQQGFALLAAQFLGNVKFGIYFMAGCTVILALIHELLIQEKGNLDEPKVKFDKDSLNKYFFFPTHDARDFYLALFGKFFMVVGSTIVTTFLLFIFTDYIGQSTGQAGTSISIFSSIMLFIGVFFALVGGPLADKLGRVKAPVVIATFALGAAALFPLFVKEPWAMFAYAVIAAFGNGLYNSVDGALNMDVLPSSDTAGKDLGLINLANTLGQMLGAMVASAIVEAFGYGAIFIFAIGMELIGGIAIAMIKRVK, from the coding sequence ATGGCTAAGAAAGATGAAGAAAAAGACGCTGTCAAAACAACTGTTGGAGTTGTTACCAACGCCAAAATTAAGGATGAACAACAACCCAAGCTACCTTGGATGATTTCATCCGCAATGTTTTTAGCACCGCTCTGTTGGTATGGTCCAATTGGATCAACTCGAAGCGTGTTAATCCCCCAATTGTTTGCTCAATTGGATCCGGCACATAAAGTTTGGGCAGTTGGTATTTTGGCAACGATTGCCTCAATTACCGGTGCGGTTACCAACTTACTGTTTGGTGCCTTGTCAGATGTTACCCGGACACGATTTGGTAAACGGAAACCATACATTGTCTTAGGAACGATTGCCATCGCGATTTCGTTGGTCTTAATTGCCAACATGAAATCAATTGTTGCCATTATTGCCATTTGGATCGTTGCGGCTGCGGCCGAAAACGCGATTGCCGCGGCGATTTACCCGCAGATTTCTGATCGGGTTGCGCCAAAATGGCGTGGGACGGTTTCTACTTTCTACGGTGTTGGCTTTACCATCGCCCAGCAAGGGTTTGCGTTGTTAGCGGCCCAGTTCCTCGGCAACGTTAAATTTGGTATTTACTTCATGGCCGGATGTACCGTTATTTTGGCCCTGATCCACGAGCTGCTGATTCAAGAAAAGGGTAATTTGGACGAGCCTAAAGTCAAGTTTGACAAGGACAGCCTGAATAAATATTTCTTCTTCCCAACCCATGATGCCCGCGACTTCTATCTGGCCTTATTTGGTAAGTTCTTCATGGTTGTTGGTTCAACCATTGTCACAACTTTCCTGCTGTTCATCTTTACCGACTACATTGGTCAAAGTACTGGACAAGCCGGAACGTCAATCTCAATCTTTAGTTCGATCATGCTCTTCATCGGTGTCTTCTTTGCCTTGGTTGGTGGCCCACTTGCCGATAAACTTGGTCGAGTTAAAGCCCCAGTTGTGATTGCAACCTTCGCCTTGGGTGCTGCCGCATTATTCCCACTGTTTGTCAAAGAACCATGGGCAATGTTTGCCTACGCCGTTATCGCTGCGTTTGGTAATGGGTTGTACAACTCTGTTGATGGTGCCTTGAACATGGATGTTTTGCCATCATCCGATACTGCCGGAAAAGATTTAGGTTTGATTAATTTGGCCAACACATTAGGTCAAATGCTTGGTGCCATGGTTGCTTCAGCAATTGTTGAAGCCTTTGGTTACGGCGCAATCTTTATCTTCGCCATTGGGATGGAACTGATTGGTGGAATTGCGATTGCCATGATTAAACGGGTTAAGTAA
- a CDS encoding tyrosine-protein phosphatase, with translation MKEQNESFVASALSEGAIPAAGEATNTFSVSQPALRTLKSVKEHEIHLQGAFNVRDMGGYPTKDGLVVKSHLLLRSARLNALTSADVNTLINTYNLGVDFDLRRPEEVSELPDRSLPGVKYINDSVDTRETYYYQINAENNRKHYRTYVTSEHARKVYHNLFMALLEKPMGKSLLWHCASGKDRTGVAAALILYVLGVDSRTIFKDYVASNDFLKPRIDARIARLKEKGATRSEIKFAKVDGGVDLSYLKAAIDEVKRDYGSVADFITNGLHITKEQQARLQEMYLA, from the coding sequence ATGAAAGAACAAAATGAATCATTTGTCGCTTCGGCCTTATCAGAAGGAGCAATCCCCGCTGCCGGGGAGGCCACCAACACTTTTTCCGTTAGTCAGCCTGCTTTGCGAACCCTGAAAAGTGTGAAAGAACATGAAATCCACTTGCAAGGGGCTTTCAACGTCCGCGATATGGGCGGCTATCCAACCAAAGACGGTCTGGTCGTTAAGAGCCACTTACTCCTGCGATCCGCCAGGTTGAATGCTTTAACCTCCGCAGACGTCAACACACTTATTAATACTTATAATTTGGGCGTCGACTTTGATCTGCGTCGCCCCGAAGAAGTCAGTGAGTTGCCCGACCGCTCCTTGCCGGGCGTGAAATACATTAACGATTCCGTTGACACTCGCGAGACTTACTATTATCAAATTAATGCTGAAAACAACCGCAAGCACTATCGGACTTATGTCACGTCCGAACATGCGAGAAAGGTCTATCATAATCTATTTATGGCTTTACTGGAGAAGCCCATGGGGAAATCACTGCTCTGGCACTGTGCGTCTGGGAAGGATCGCACTGGTGTCGCTGCTGCTTTGATCCTCTACGTGTTAGGGGTTGATTCCAGGACCATTTTTAAAGATTACGTGGCCTCCAACGATTTTCTCAAGCCACGGATTGACGCCCGAATCGCTCGGCTCAAAGAAAAGGGTGCCACCCGTTCAGAAATTAAGTTTGCAAAAGTCGATGGCGGCGTTGATTTGTCCTACTTGAAAGCTGCGATCGATGAAGTTAAACGTGATTATGGCTCGGTTGCTGATTTCATCACAAATGGGTTGCACATCACCAAAGAACAACAGGCACGACTACAAGAAATGTACTTGGCATAA
- a CDS encoding Nramp family divalent metal transporter, which translates to MRESVEMKEPKKKFFSSTEDAGDSKSLDEVNGSIIVPQDAGFWRTLITYTGPGILIAVGYMDPGNWITSIAGGAQFKYSLLSVVLISSLIAMLLQSMAAKLGIVTGKDLAQLTRERTSKRVGFILWIITELAIMATDVAEIIGSGIALELLFKIPLVVGILITSADVLILLLLMRLGFRKIEAIVATLVAVILLVFSYEVFLAGPNMPELFAGYIPSTSIVTNKSMLYLALGIVGATVMPHDLFLGSSISQTRRVDRKNRQDVAKAIKFSTIDSNIQLSLAFIVNSLLLVLGAALFFGTNSSVGRFVDLFNALQDSHIVGAIASPILSMLFAVALLSSGQSSTITGTLSGQIIMEGFIHLKMPLWAQRLITRLLSVTPVLIFAIYYHGNEAKIEGLLTASQVFLSIALPFAIIPLVMFTSNKKLMGEFANHTWVKYAAWFATIVLVTLNIYLILQTVGLLK; encoded by the coding sequence ATGCGAGAGAGTGTGGAAATGAAAGAACCTAAGAAGAAGTTTTTCAGTAGTACAGAAGATGCTGGCGACAGCAAGAGCTTAGATGAGGTTAACGGTAGTATCATCGTGCCGCAAGATGCAGGATTTTGGCGGACGTTGATAACTTATACCGGGCCTGGAATTCTGATTGCCGTTGGGTATATGGATCCCGGTAACTGGATCACATCAATTGCTGGTGGGGCTCAATTCAAGTACAGCCTGTTATCAGTGGTCTTGATCTCAAGTTTGATTGCGATGTTGTTACAATCCATGGCAGCTAAACTTGGAATCGTGACCGGAAAAGATTTAGCTCAGTTGACCCGTGAACGTACCAGTAAGCGAGTTGGATTTATCCTTTGGATCATCACTGAATTAGCCATTATGGCAACGGATGTTGCTGAAATTATTGGTTCAGGGATTGCGTTGGAATTACTGTTCAAGATTCCATTAGTAGTTGGCATTTTGATTACCAGTGCCGATGTGTTGATCCTGTTGCTCTTGATGAGATTAGGCTTCAGAAAGATTGAAGCCATTGTGGCCACCTTGGTTGCAGTGATTTTACTGGTCTTCTCATACGAAGTATTCTTGGCAGGACCGAATATGCCTGAACTGTTCGCCGGCTATATTCCTTCAACATCGATCGTCACGAACAAGTCAATGCTCTACCTGGCACTTGGGATTGTTGGTGCGACGGTTATGCCCCATGATTTGTTCCTGGGATCATCAATTTCCCAGACACGTCGGGTTGACCGGAAGAATCGCCAGGATGTTGCCAAAGCAATCAAGTTCTCAACGATTGATTCCAACATCCAGTTGTCACTGGCATTTATCGTTAACAGCTTATTGCTGGTATTGGGAGCTGCCTTGTTCTTCGGTACGAACAGTTCAGTTGGTCGGTTCGTTGATTTATTCAACGCTTTGCAGGATTCACACATTGTTGGCGCCATTGCCAGTCCAATTCTGAGTATGCTGTTCGCCGTAGCCTTACTGTCATCCGGACAAAGTTCAACGATTACTGGGACACTTTCAGGACAAATCATCATGGAAGGTTTCATTCATCTAAAGATGCCACTTTGGGCACAACGATTGATTACTCGTCTGCTTTCAGTCACACCAGTTTTGATCTTTGCCATTTACTATCACGGCAATGAGGCTAAGATTGAAGGATTACTGACGGCATCACAAGTGTTCCTGAGTATTGCTTTACCGTTTGCCATCATCCCACTGGTCATGTTCACCAGTAACAAGAAGTTGATGGGTGAGTTCGCCAATCATACCTGGGTCAAGTACGCTGCTTGGTTTGCCACCATTGTGCTGGTAACCTTGAACATCTACTTGATTCTCCAGACGGTTGGCTTGCTGAAATAA
- a CDS encoding IS30 family transposase, producing MTRIKNIISNQYHQLNLAERGRIESLRDLDWSIRRIAQALHRNPSTISRELKRGTTTQINASTHIFEQSYLAETGEAIYRKHRLNSCYRGLFDHCQTFCNALVTALKARPRMHSVDTFVHQFKTDHPRLVCPSTPTVYRYIDDQRLVIRNSDLPAKLRRRIKCPGAKHHRINKKNLGHSIEERPAMVQARQELGHWEGDLVKGKRVESEPALMTLTERVSRLEIIVKLPNYHADTCLKALQNTLYDYGTEHFKTITFDNGAEFSSLSQVKGTDIYFAHPYSPWERGTNENTNGLLREFFPKGRSLASASLIDIQLAQDTLNNRLRRSLNYRCPADLMPELA from the coding sequence ATGACCCGAATTAAGAATATCATATCTAATCAGTATCACCAACTCAATTTAGCTGAACGTGGTCGAATTGAATCCCTAAGGGACTTAGATTGGTCTATCCGCCGGATTGCCCAGGCCCTTCATCGTAATCCCAGCACGATTTCACGTGAATTAAAACGTGGGACAACGACACAGATTAACGCTAGTACTCATATCTTTGAACAGTCATATCTGGCAGAAACTGGTGAAGCAATTTATCGTAAGCACCGACTAAATAGCTGTTATCGTGGACTCTTTGATCATTGTCAAACCTTCTGTAATGCTTTGGTGACAGCTTTAAAAGCGCGTCCCAGGATGCATAGTGTGGATACTTTTGTCCACCAATTCAAGACTGATCACCCAAGGCTTGTCTGCCCCTCAACACCGACGGTGTACCGGTATATTGATGACCAGCGTTTAGTTATCCGCAATTCAGACCTACCAGCTAAACTACGTCGCCGGATTAAATGCCCCGGGGCAAAGCATCATCGAATCAATAAGAAAAATCTGGGCCATTCAATCGAAGAGCGTCCCGCCATGGTTCAAGCGCGTCAAGAGCTTGGACACTGGGAAGGTGACTTGGTCAAAGGCAAACGGGTTGAATCTGAGCCAGCATTAATGACTTTGACTGAACGTGTTAGTCGCTTAGAGATCATCGTTAAACTTCCCAATTATCATGCCGACACTTGCTTGAAAGCCCTCCAGAATACCTTATATGACTATGGAACCGAGCACTTTAAAACCATTACTTTTGATAATGGTGCTGAGTTCTCAAGCTTGAGTCAAGTCAAGGGAACTGACATCTACTTTGCCCATCCTTATTCACCATGGGAACGTGGAACCAATGAGAACACTAACGGCCTTTTGCGCGAGTTCTTCCCGAAGGGCAGATCCTTGGCTTCGGCCTCACTCATTGACATTCAGCTGGCTCAAGATACCTTAAACAACCGGCTACGGCGGTCATTGAACTATCGCTGCCCAGCCGATCTAATGCCTGAACTAGCTTAG
- a CDS encoding TetR/AcrR family transcriptional regulator: MLNGTELKLFADANVLNAMTDKQVKILLAAIEVFAEKGYANASTKEIATKAGVSEGNIFSKFKNKRGLLNAIIEPVINSIFPAVLTEFKTDQLPLQFVTLHAFVDSLVRDRIQFLKDNAAVLKIFVSEVLYNETVRKELLTKFPPLYWHNINKNLNQLKDNHLIVNWDNLEILKIIWSVVGGVIIGYLLFDQPLEQREITHIIDALVKSLAR, translated from the coding sequence ATGCTGAATGGTACCGAATTAAAATTATTTGCTGATGCCAACGTGCTAAATGCAATGACCGACAAGCAGGTCAAAATCCTATTGGCAGCAATCGAAGTATTCGCAGAAAAAGGGTATGCCAACGCAAGCACCAAAGAAATTGCCACCAAGGCAGGCGTTTCCGAGGGAAATATTTTTAGTAAGTTCAAGAATAAACGCGGGTTACTGAATGCCATCATCGAACCGGTGATCAACTCGATTTTTCCCGCCGTCCTCACCGAATTTAAGACTGATCAGCTCCCCCTGCAATTTGTCACTTTACATGCCTTTGTTGATTCATTGGTCCGCGACAGAATTCAATTTCTCAAAGACAACGCAGCCGTCCTCAAAATTTTTGTCTCCGAGGTCTTATATAATGAGACTGTCAGAAAAGAACTGCTGACCAAATTTCCTCCTCTATATTGGCACAACATCAACAAAAATTTGAATCAACTCAAAGACAACCATTTAATCGTCAACTGGGACAACCTAGAAATTCTCAAAATCATTTGGTCGGTTGTCGGCGGCGTGATCATTGGTTACCTATTGTTTGATCAACCTCTGGAGCAGCGAGAAATCACCCACATCATCGACGCGTTGGTCAAGTCTCTTGCCAGATAA
- a CDS encoding magnesium transporter CorA family protein: MIKPEKTINGTKWIETIQINAEERATLEDQYGIDEDIIEYVTDKDESTNYVYDINEDDQLFIFLAPYALDKDALRYITQPFGMLLHKGVLFTFNQSHIPEVNTALYSALDNPEVKSVDAFILETLFAVVDSFIPISRGITKKRNYLDKMLNRKTKNSDLVSLSYLQQTLTFLSSAVQTNLSELDRLPKTHFGVGADQDKIDLFEDVQIEGEQVQRMFEIETQVVDRIDHTFNSLANNNLNDTMKFLTIWSLTMAVPTIITGFYGMNVKLPLAGMQYAWMLTLGISVALIVAMLIMLKVWRKM, encoded by the coding sequence ATGATCAAACCCGAAAAGACAATCAATGGAACCAAATGGATTGAAACGATTCAAATCAATGCCGAAGAACGGGCAACCCTCGAAGATCAGTATGGCATTGATGAAGATATTATTGAGTACGTCACTGATAAAGATGAAAGTACTAATTATGTTTATGATATCAATGAGGACGACCAATTATTCATCTTTCTGGCGCCGTATGCACTCGATAAAGATGCACTGAGATACATTACCCAGCCATTTGGCATGCTGCTTCACAAGGGCGTTTTATTCACGTTTAACCAAAGCCACATTCCTGAAGTCAACACGGCACTTTACTCGGCATTGGATAATCCCGAGGTTAAGAGCGTCGATGCATTTATTCTGGAAACATTGTTTGCAGTTGTTGACAGCTTTATCCCAATTTCTCGCGGCATTACCAAGAAACGCAACTATTTGGATAAAATGTTGAACCGGAAGACGAAGAACAGTGACTTGGTCTCACTTTCATATCTTCAACAGACGTTGACCTTTTTGTCCAGCGCGGTCCAAACCAATCTCAGTGAACTCGATCGTTTGCCAAAGACCCATTTTGGTGTCGGTGCTGACCAAGATAAAATTGATTTATTCGAAGACGTGCAAATTGAAGGAGAACAGGTCCAACGGATGTTTGAGATTGAAACCCAAGTCGTTGACCGAATCGATCATACCTTCAACAGCCTTGCTAATAACAACCTGAACGATACAATGAAATTTTTGACAATTTGGTCACTGACCATGGCTGTGCCAACGATCATTACCGGATTCTATGGGATGAACGTGAAACTCCCGTTAGCCGGGATGCAATATGCTTGGATGCTGACTTTGGGGATTTCTGTCGCCTTGATTGTGGCGATGCTGATTATGCTGAAGGTCTGGCGGAAGATGTGA